The sequence CACGCCGCAGTTCATGCTCACCTTCGCGATCTCCATCGCGTTCGGCGTGGCCATGTTCCCCCAGATCAATCAGCGGTTTTTCGCCGCCTCCTCGGAGACCGTTCTCAAGCGGTCCTTTGCCCTCTGGCCCGTTCTCGTGCTCGTGCTCTTCGTCCCCGCGTTCCTGCTCGGGACGTGGGCCGCGGGCCTCGGGATCGAGGCGAACGTCGCCGCCGGCGAGAGCGTCCTCCCCATCGTGCTGGCCGAGTACACGCCGACGTGGTTCGCCGCACTGGTGATCGCCGGCGCCATCGCCGCGATGATGTCCTCCTCGGATTCGATGTTGCTGTCGGGTTCGTCGTATTTCACCCGGGACATCTACCGACCGTTCGTCAACGAACGGCTCTCGCCGCGGGCCGAGGATCGCCTGGGGCGAATCGGCGTCGTCGTCTTCGCCGTCGCCGCGCTCCTCACGAGTATCTGGGCGGAAGCCGGCGGTATCGGCGCCGCCACCGTGGGCTCGCTCCTGATCGACATCGGCGACCTCGCCTTCAGCGGGTTCGCCCAGCTGACCGGGCCGGTGCTTCTCGCGCTGTACTGGCGGGGCACCACCAGGGCAGGGATGTACGCGGGCGTGCTCGTCCCCCAGGTGGTGTACATCGCGTTCAACTTCCTCCCCGAAACCCTCGTCGGCGGCGTCCCGCTCTTCGCGGAGTCCTACTTTGGGTGGGGCCTATCGCTTTACGCCATGCTGCTCGGACTCGCAATTACGATAGCCGTCTCGATCGTCACCGCCAGGGCACCGGGAGAGAAACCAGATCTCACCTTCGACCTGGAATCGGAGTGACCGAACCGGCCATCGGATAGGATTCATCGACGATGCAAACACACATCATTCCCGTCGGCTTCGACTACGATCGACTGATCGTCCCCCTCGTTCGCGACCACGTTCAGGTCGACCGCGTCGTGTTGCTCCAGGGCGCGGTCGGAAGCGAGGCGAACGTCGAGTACTCCGAACGTATCGCCCGGAAACTCGAGGCGGACTTCCGCAACCTGCTCGGTGCGAGTACCGAGCGCATGACCATCGAGGACGTCTACGACTACGACACCGCCTTCGTGCGAGCCTTTCGACGGATCGAAACCGAACTGGACGAGGGCAACGAGGTGTGGGTCAACGTCTCCGCGATGCCGCGAACGGTGAGTTTCGCGTTCGCGACGGCCGCCCACTCCGTGATGGTCGAACGGGAGGACGACCGCGACCGCATTCACACCTACTACACGGCCCCGGAGAAGTATCTCGAGACCGAACTCGCCGAGGAGGTTCGCGAAGAGATCGCGCTCCTCGAAGAGGTACTGGACCGGACGGACGACGACGGAACGGTGGCCGTCGACGTCGACGAAATTGACGATCGGTTACAGGCCGCCCGGGACCTCCTGACGGAGTTCGACGAGCGTGGCACGACCATCGGCGCGAAGTGCATCGACGACAGCCACGTCCTCGAACTCCCCGTGGCCTCGTTCTCCAACGTCAAACCCTTCGAGGAACTCATCCTCTTCACGCTCGGCGAACACGGCGAGTTCGAGAGCATCTCTGACCTCGCGGAGACGCTCGCGGCGGACCTCGGCGAGGAGTACACCGACAGCTTCCGCTCGAAGGTCATCTACAACGTCGATCGGCTGGGGCCCGGAGGTATCGGCTACGTGGACCGCGAGGAACACGGCAAATCCTATCGTATCAGCCTCTCACGCATCGGTGAGCTCTGGGTCCGTTCCCACGGTGGCACGTGAGTCAGCGCTCGACTCCTTCGAGTCGTTTCACGCGCGTCGCCAGCGCGAGGAACGTCGCGCCCACGGTCAGCACGACGGCCCACGCGGCGGCCAGGTCGTGGGCGTAGAGGGAGTGGTCCGGAACGCCGGCCACGAACTCGGCCCGGATGTACGTGTGGTGCAGGTCCCCGAAGAGCGGGACGAAATAGTCGACGACGTCGTTCAACAGGTACCAGCCCACCGCGACCGCCACCGCCCGCACCGAGAACGTGGCGTAGCGGTGGATGAGGAAGGCTTCCAGCGCCATCGCGAGGTGGCTCCAGATGAGGAACTGGTAGAGCCAGAGGTCGACACTCCCCTGTCCGTTGATGACGACCTGGACGAACGGCGTCCACAGGCCGAGTTTGAGGAGGCCCACGAAGGCGAGCGCGTGCAGCCAGTCGACGTCCCAGTCGAGTTTGAACGCTATCAGCGAGAGGGCGATGAACAGGGTCGCAAGCGGGCTGTCCGGGACGAACGGCAGGGCGAGCGGGTTCGTGGCCGCGAACTGGGCCCGATAGTACCAGAACCCGAACGCCGTCCCGGCGAGGTTGACGGCCGCGATCAGCCACGCCAGCCGCAACCCCAGATCTTCGAGCGGTTTCGGGAGGGGCGCGACGTACCACGGTAACGGGTCACGCTCCGGGAGCATACCCCGACTAACGACGCCGGGGGGCAAAAGCCGTACTGGTCCCGACCTGACGGGCCACTGGTGCCATCAGGGTAGAGGAGGAAGACCAGGACAACCGTTGGCCGGGTGAACGCGGCGGAATGGGACCGGGCCGGCCAAGGGTTGGGTCGCCAGCCATGGACACATTTATATGTGAGGGGGCATTGAAATCTGGTACGATGTCGCACGACGACATGCCCGGGGCAACCACGGGCGATCGAGTTCTTCCAGGGCACGTTAGCTCAGCGTAGCGAGTTCGAAACGGTCCGTATTTTCGATACGACACTACGTGACGGCGAACAGACGCCGCGGACGTCATTCGATTACGACGACAAGCGCGAAATAGCTGCAGTACTGGACGAGATGGGGACCCACGTCATCGAGGCGGGGTTCCCGGCGAACGGCGAGGCCGAGTTCGAAGCCGTCCGGGACATCGCCGAGTCGACGAACACGGCAGTCGCCGGACTGGCGCGCGTCGTCGACTCCGACGTCGAGGCAGCCATCGACTCGGGCGTCGACATGGTACACGTCTTCGCGAGTACCAGCGACGTCCAGATCGAGGACTCCATGCACGCGACGCGCGAGCAGGTCCTCGAACGGTCCATCTCGGCGGTCGAACGGGTGGCGGAGGCCGGGGCCGACGTGATGTTCTCCCCGATGGACGCGACCCGGACCGACCACGACTACCTGGCGGAGGTCGTCGAGGCGGTCGACGAGGCAGGCACGGACTGGATCAACATCCCGGACACGACCGGTGTCGCGAGTCCGTCTCGGTACGCCGAAATGGTGTCGTTCGTCGACGAACGCGCCGACGCACGCATCGACGTCCACACCCACGACGACTTCGGCATGGCCACCGCGAACGCCATCGCGGGAATCGAGGCCGGCGCGGATCAGGTCCAGGTGTCGGTCAACGGTATCGGCGAACGGGCGGGCAACGCGGCCTACGAGGAGGTCGTCATGGCCGCCGAGACCCTCTACGGCGCGGACACGGGCATCGACACCACCCAGATCTCCGAGCTCTCCGCGACCATCGAGGCGAAAAGCGACGTTCCGGTCCCGGTCAACAAGCCCATCGTCGGTGACAACGCCTTCGCCCACGAAAGCGGCATTCACGCCGCAGGCGTCATCGAGAACTCCGACACCTTCGAGCCGGGCGTCATGACCCCCGAAATGGTCGGTGCCGAGCGCAGCCTGGTCCTCGGCAAACACACCGGAACCCACGCCGTCAGGGAGCATCTGGAGGACGCGGGCTACGATCCATCGAAGGAAGAAGTCCGAGACGTGACCCGCCAGGTCAAGGATTACGCCGTCGAGAAACGACGAGTCACGGCCCGGGACCTCCACCGATTCGCCGCCGATGTCGGCGTCGAAAAGGCATCGGAGAGTTCCGAGGTTCGCACCTGATGCCGGCCACGTGGGGGCGGTGTCGTACCACAACAATTAAGCTCTCCCACGGATCAGATATCGAGTACGATGCGATCGAACGCCGTCCGCACGGGTTCGCGGCTTCCGAGCGGTGCGGTCGTCGGCATTCGAACGCGTATTGTAGGGGCCTAACGCCCCTCACAATTACACCTTCTCCACGCGGTTTACACAGTAATCCCCAGCCGACCGGCACGCACTAGAGCATGGAAGGAATTCATCCAGACAACGATTCAGAATCGATGACAGAGCAACACGCACAACAACGAAACGAGGAACAGTCCTCCGAAACCGAGGGACAGTCCCCCGAAACTGAAGAGGTCACCGACCAGATCGACGTTCAGAACGGCGCCGATTCGGTCATCGCCGCTCTCGAAACGGCAGGCGTCAATACGACGTTCGGCATCCAGGGCGGAGCCATCATGCCCGTCTTCGACGCCCTGTACCACTCCAATATCACCCACATCTCGATGTCACACGAACAGGGGGCCGCCCACGCGGCGGACGCCTACGGCATCGTCTCTGGGAAGCCGGGCGTGGCCATGGCGACCTCGGGCCCCGGTGCAACGAATCTCGTGACGGGGATCGCCGACGCGAGCATGGACTCGGACCCGATCATCGCGCTGACCGGCCAGGTGACCAGCGACATGGTCGGCAACGATGCCTTCCAGGAGACGGACACCATCGGCATCACCGCTCCCATCACCAAGGGCAATTACTTCGCGACCGACGCCGACACGGTCGGCGAGGACGTCAGCGAGGCCTTCGGTCTCGCCCAGGAGGGACGACAGGGACCCACGGTCGTCGACCTCCCGAAGGACGTCACGCAGGGTGACACCGACGCCGAGCCGGTCGAGCCACGGGCACCGGCGACCCACGACGTGCCCACCGCCGAGGCAGATCAAGAGACAGTCGACGCTGCCGCCGAGGCGATCGCCAACGCGAACAAACCCGTCATCCTGTCGGGTGGCGGCGTCGTCAAGGGCGATGCGAGCGAGGAGATTCGGTCCTTCGCCATCGAACACGGCATCCCGGT is a genomic window of Halanaeroarchaeum sulfurireducens containing:
- a CDS encoding DUF1405 domain-containing protein, with the protein product MLPERDPLPWYVAPLPKPLEDLGLRLAWLIAAVNLAGTAFGFWYYRAQFAATNPLALPFVPDSPLATLFIALSLIAFKLDWDVDWLHALAFVGLLKLGLWTPFVQVVINGQGSVDLWLYQFLIWSHLAMALEAFLIHRYATFSVRAVAVAVGWYLLNDVVDYFVPLFGDLHHTYIRAEFVAGVPDHSLYAHDLAAAWAVVLTVGATFLALATRVKRLEGVER
- a CDS encoding HFX_2341 family transcriptional regulator, with amino-acid sequence MQTHIIPVGFDYDRLIVPLVRDHVQVDRVVLLQGAVGSEANVEYSERIARKLEADFRNLLGASTERMTIEDVYDYDTAFVRAFRRIETELDEGNEVWVNVSAMPRTVSFAFATAAHSVMVEREDDRDRIHTYYTAPEKYLETELAEEVREEIALLEEVLDRTDDDGTVAVDVDEIDDRLQAARDLLTEFDERGTTIGAKCIDDSHVLELPVASFSNVKPFEELILFTLGEHGEFESISDLAETLAADLGEEYTDSFRSKVIYNVDRLGPGGIGYVDREEHGKSYRISLSRIGELWVRSHGGT
- a CDS encoding sodium:solute symporter family protein encodes the protein MSAALQMGIIVGYLLVALGVGLVAYRVTERTAEDYYLASRTFGTVVLLFTVFATLLSAFTFFGGPDNAYALGPEWILVMGLMDGIIFALLWYVVGYKQWLLGQRNGYITLGEMLGDRFASRRLRGLIAAVSLFWLFPYVMLQQIGAGAAIAGLTGDAVPFWVGASLITTFMIIYVVLAGIRGIAWTDTLQGMFMLSMVWLALAWVLLSVDGGITTINAGLQANAPEFFALGGGAYTPQFMLTFAISIAFGVAMFPQINQRFFAASSETVLKRSFALWPVLVLVLFVPAFLLGTWAAGLGIEANVAAGESVLPIVLAEYTPTWFAALVIAGAIAAMMSSSDSMLLSGSSYFTRDIYRPFVNERLSPRAEDRLGRIGVVVFAVAALLTSIWAEAGGIGAATVGSLLIDIGDLAFSGFAQLTGPVLLALYWRGTTRAGMYAGVLVPQVVYIAFNFLPETLVGGVPLFAESYFGWGLSLYAMLLGLAITIAVSIVTARAPGEKPDLTFDLESE
- a CDS encoding LeuA family protein, yielding MVRCRTTTCPGQPRAIEFFQGTLAQRSEFETVRIFDTTLRDGEQTPRTSFDYDDKREIAAVLDEMGTHVIEAGFPANGEAEFEAVRDIAESTNTAVAGLARVVDSDVEAAIDSGVDMVHVFASTSDVQIEDSMHATREQVLERSISAVERVAEAGADVMFSPMDATRTDHDYLAEVVEAVDEAGTDWINIPDTTGVASPSRYAEMVSFVDERADARIDVHTHDDFGMATANAIAGIEAGADQVQVSVNGIGERAGNAAYEEVVMAAETLYGADTGIDTTQISELSATIEAKSDVPVPVNKPIVGDNAFAHESGIHAAGVIENSDTFEPGVMTPEMVGAERSLVLGKHTGTHAVREHLEDAGYDPSKEEVRDVTRQVKDYAVEKRRVTARDLHRFAADVGVEKASESSEVRT